Proteins from a genomic interval of Lolium perenne isolate Kyuss_39 chromosome 1, Kyuss_2.0, whole genome shotgun sequence:
- the LOC127312661 gene encoding cinnamoyl-CoA reductase-like SNL6, which yields MCPGAPVAAAASDKSVCVMDASGPLGHALVHRLLRRGYTVHAATYGRSRDDEAALLAAGSQGERLKLFRADPFDYHSIADAVRGCSGLFCMFNAHDQEPADEFMVEVEVRAAQNVLEACAQTDAMERVVFTSSVTAVVWKDDHKLVDAFDERNWSDLNFCRQRKFWHALAKTLSEKTAWALAMDRGVDMVAINAGLITGPGLSNAHPYLKGAADMYQNGVLVTVDADFLADAHVAAYECPTAYGRYLCFNNAVCRPEDAVKFAHMLSPSSPRSLPSDELEVIPQRIQNKKLNKLMVEFASAIYEE from the exons ATGTGTCCAGGGGCGCcggtcgcggcggcggcgtcggacAAGAGCGTGTGCGTGATGGACGCCTCGGGCCCGCTCGGCCACGCGCTCGtccaccgcctcctccgccgcggcTACACCGTCCACGCCGCCACCTACGGCCGCTCCCGCGACGACGAGGCGGCCCTGCTCGCTGCCGGCAGCCAGGGGGAGCGGCTCAAGCTCTTCCGCGCCGACCCCTTCGACTACCACAGCATCGCCGACGCCGTCCGCGGATGCTCCGGCCTCTTCTGCATGTTCAACGCGCACGACCAGGAGCCGGCCGAC GAGTTCATGGTGGAGGTCGAGGTCCGGGCGGCGCAGAACGTGCTGGAGGCGTGCGCGCAGACGGACGCCATGGAGCGGGTCGTCTTCACCTCCTCCGTCACGGCTGTCGTATGGAAGGACGACCACAAACTCGTCGACGCATTCGACGAGAGGAACTGGAGCGACCTAAACTTCTGCAGGCAACGAAAG TTCTGGCACGCTCTGGCCAAGACACTGTCGGAGAagacggcctgggccttggcaatGGACAGAGGGGTGGACATGGTGGCCATCAACGCCGGCCTCATCACCGGGCCGGGGCTCTCCAACGCCCACCCCTACCTCAAGGGTGCCGCCGACATGTACCAGAACGGCGTCCTTGTCACTGTCgacgccgacttcctcgccgacgcCCACGTGGCAGCCTACGAGTGCCCCACGGCTTACGGCCGTTACCTCTGCTTCAACAATGCCGTGTGCCGGCCTGAGGATGCCGTCAAATTTGCTCACATGCTCTCCCCATCCTCTCCACGCTCCCTGCCGAG CGATGAGCTGGAGGTGATCCCGCAGAGGATTCAGAACAAGAAGCTGAACAAGCTCATGGTGGAGTTTGCCAGCGCCATATACGAAGAATAG
- the LOC127312653 gene encoding uncharacterized protein, producing the protein MWVEILCGLVAYKLIRTIFFSGDGLDQLADLDSSHSDLCFAVASRLEKLYGGRCFVGLRIPDPDAGARQHVDVVLVTKREVMVVAIKNLSGFVEVDKDGNWYTEKKRKQEVIPNPVVEVNRIATNLQSYLEQRGAALPNGIVSGRVVLPNPNCRPSYTINLQPEVISHDQWNDLKADTKGGVSTWIKGAFSGSKSDIQDSLLQTLYSILSTSPMWDRLELRGDKNVLGEFMEFKGRHEDMQLLKKLKRSKVSRFVIQKSTLFGGFGRSRVQILYSPRDYRAEGTSSSEWKEISVKQYTEIVFHPLQSKKVKKFKLSSVASVTLSA; encoded by the exons ATGTGGGTGGAGATACTGTGCGGCCTGGTGGCCTACAAGCTCATCCGCaccatcttcttctccggcgacggcctcGACCAGCTCGCCGACCTCGACTCCTCCCACTCCGATCTCTGCTTCGCCGTCGCGTCCAG GCTCGAGAAGCTCTACGGCGGCCGCTGCTTCGTCGGCCTCCGCATCCCCGACCCCGACGCCGGTGCGCGCCAGCACGTCGACGTCGTTCTCGTCACCAAGAG GGAGGTTATGGTGGTGGCAATAAAAAATCTCTCCGGTTTTGTTGAGGTCGACAAGGATGGCAACTGGTACACTGAGAAGAAGCGCAAGCAGGAGGTTATACCAAACCCG GTTGTTGAAGTCAATAGAATAGCTACCAATCTTCAATCATACTTGGAGCAGAGGGGAGCAGCACTGCCTAACGGGATTGTAAGCGGAAGAGTTGTACTGCCAAATCCCAACTGCAG GCCTTCATACACTATTAATCTTCAACCGGAGGTTATCTCACACGATCAATGGAATGATCTCAAGGCGGACACAAAAGGTGGAGTATCGACATGGATTAAAGGTGCATTTAGTGGAAGCAAAAGTGACATCCAGGACTCGTTACTCCAAACCCTATATTCTATTCTCAGCACGTCGCCTATGTGGGACAG GTTGGAACTCAGAGGGGACAAAAATGTCCTTGGTGAATTCATGGAATTTAAAGGCAGACATGAAGACATGCAACTCTTGAAAAAACTGAAGAGATCAAAAGTTAGCCGATTTGTCATCCAGAAATCAACTCTTTTTGGAGGTTTTG GTAGGTCACGAGTCCAAATCCTGTATTCTCCTCGAGATTACCGAGCTGAGGGTACTTCATCTTCAGAATGGAAAGAGATTTCTGTGAAGCAGTACACAGAGATTGTTTTTCATCCGTTGCAGTCGAAAAAGGTCAAGAAATTCAAGTTGTCAAGTGTTGCCTCTGTGACACTGAgtgcctag